A stretch of Elusimicrobiota bacterium DNA encodes these proteins:
- a CDS encoding PorV/PorQ family protein has translation MPFSAGFSRFALLSLVLPLAPSTLSAAGAGTRPAAILRLGVGARAAALGQASVALVDDASAVYWNPGALSRLNGGNALLSHGSFLNNELSYDAAAVGRRLSGAWALGVLLQHASVGSLSRLDAAAQETGSFSPADTAGTVALARTVQGHGIGVSLKYIRSKIQHTASTLAGGVGYLSPALWEGTLRVGVAADNWGGKLKYAARGESLPALLRAGVAYVPRPGWEAVFDTERVQKADPTYGGGLEYHRDFRGGRAFLRGGYTTRTKDQGTAAGFSAGAGVLFRKIGLDYAFLPDGDLGYTHLLNLSFQFR, from the coding sequence GTGCCTTTTTCCGCAGGCTTTTCGCGCTTCGCGCTCCTATCGCTTGTCCTTCCCCTGGCGCCGTCGACGCTTTCCGCGGCCGGCGCGGGAACACGCCCCGCCGCTATTCTCCGGCTCGGGGTCGGGGCCCGGGCGGCGGCCTTGGGCCAAGCCTCCGTGGCCTTGGTGGACGACGCCTCCGCCGTCTACTGGAATCCCGGGGCCCTCTCTCGCCTGAACGGGGGCAACGCCCTCCTCTCCCACGGCAGTTTCCTCAACAATGAATTGTCCTACGACGCGGCCGCCGTCGGTCGGCGGCTTTCCGGGGCCTGGGCCCTGGGCGTTCTTCTCCAACACGCCTCCGTGGGTTCCCTGTCCCGGTTGGACGCCGCGGCCCAAGAAACGGGAAGTTTTTCGCCCGCGGACACCGCCGGAACCGTGGCCCTGGCCCGAACCGTTCAAGGCCACGGGATCGGCGTTTCGCTCAAATACATCCGAAGCAAAATTCAACACACAGCCTCGACGCTCGCGGGCGGCGTGGGGTATCTGTCCCCGGCGCTTTGGGAAGGCACGTTGCGGGTGGGCGTCGCCGCCGACAACTGGGGAGGAAAACTCAAATACGCCGCTCGCGGCGAATCCCTTCCGGCCTTGCTCCGCGCGGGGGTGGCCTACGTTCCCCGCCCCGGCTGGGAAGCCGTCTTCGACACCGAGCGGGTTCAAAAGGCCGACCCGACCTACGGCGGCGGGTTGGAATATCACCGGGATTTTCGCGGCGGCCGCGCGTTTCTGCGCGGCGGTTACACGACCCGAACCAAAGACCAGGGCACCGCGGCGGGTTTCTCGGCGGGCGCGGGAGTCCTTTTTCGGAAAATCGGATTGGATTACGCCTTTCTCCCGGACGGGGATTTGGGTTACACCCACCTCTTGAACCTGTCTTTCCAATTCCGATAG
- a CDS encoding tryptophan synthase subunit alpha, producing the protein MSQRILNRIDGVFADLKKEKRPAFIAYLTGGFPTLSGMDRAAKDLVRAGVDILEIGVPFSDPIADGPTIQFASQKALEGGATPDKILSWARGFQRKHNVPLVLMTYMNPVAHRGFARFAREARASGVDGLIVPDLIPEEAGPLRAALTKVGIHLIHLVAPTTPPARRRWIARQSGGFLYAVSVTGVTGARKGFSSDLPAFLKDLRRGSPVPVAVGFGVATPADARRLAPLADGVIVGSAFIQRLRNKESVAGLARALRQSMDC; encoded by the coding sequence TTGTCGCAGCGTATTTTAAATCGAATTGACGGCGTGTTTGCGGATTTAAAGAAAGAAAAGCGCCCCGCTTTCATCGCCTATTTGACCGGGGGGTTTCCCACCCTGTCCGGGATGGACCGCGCCGCCAAGGATTTGGTGCGCGCCGGCGTGGATATTCTGGAAATCGGGGTTCCCTTTTCGGACCCCATCGCCGACGGGCCCACCATTCAGTTCGCCTCCCAGAAGGCCCTGGAGGGCGGCGCGACCCCGGATAAGATTTTGAGTTGGGCCCGGGGATTTCAACGGAAACACAACGTGCCCCTGGTGCTCATGACCTATATGAACCCCGTGGCCCATCGGGGGTTCGCCCGGTTCGCCCGGGAGGCCCGGGCGTCGGGGGTGGACGGGCTCATCGTTCCCGATTTGATTCCCGAAGAGGCCGGCCCCCTGCGGGCGGCTCTGACGAAGGTGGGAATTCACTTGATTCATTTGGTGGCCCCCACCACGCCGCCGGCCCGGCGGCGATGGATCGCCCGCCAAAGCGGCGGGTTTCTCTACGCGGTGTCCGTGACCGGCGTGACCGGGGCCCGCAAAGGTTTTTCTTCGGACCTTCCGGCTTTCTTAAAAGACCTTCGCCGGGGATCGCCCGTGCCCGTGGCCGTGGGGTTCGGGGTGGCGACCCCGGCGGACGCCCGGCGCCTGGCGCCCTTGGCCGACGGCGTCATCGTGGGTTCGGCTTTTATTCAACGCTTAAGAAACAAAGAATCGGTGGCCGGTTTGGCCCGCGCTCTGCGCCAGTCCATGGATTGTTAG
- a CDS encoding acetyl-CoA carboxylase carboxyltransferase subunit beta has translation MPVDESGKKKSVPHGLWTKCPKCEQIIYNKELEKNLKVCSKCGTPLRTTARERVAQLVDEGTFQEIAPDLSGVDPLGFVDTAPYVQRLKESKKKTGEREAILAGVAQINGQPVALAVLDFGFMGGSMGSVVGEKVTLAIERGLKDQLPVIVVSASGGARMQEGILSLFQMAKTSAALARLDKARLPFISVVTDPTTGGVTASFAMLGDVIVAEPKALVAFAGPRVIEQTIRQTLPQGFQQSEFLLKHGMVDVVVDRAHLKGRLSELAAFFMAARKAAAAAV, from the coding sequence ATGCCCGTCGACGAATCCGGAAAAAAGAAATCCGTCCCGCACGGCTTGTGGACCAAGTGTCCCAAGTGCGAGCAAATCATTTACAACAAGGAACTGGAGAAGAACCTCAAGGTCTGCTCCAAGTGCGGCACGCCCCTGCGCACCACGGCCCGGGAACGCGTGGCCCAGTTGGTGGACGAGGGCACCTTCCAGGAAATCGCCCCGGACTTGTCCGGCGTGGACCCCCTGGGCTTCGTGGACACCGCGCCCTACGTTCAGCGCCTGAAGGAAAGCAAAAAGAAAACCGGCGAACGCGAGGCCATTTTGGCCGGCGTCGCCCAAATCAACGGACAGCCCGTGGCCCTGGCGGTCTTGGATTTCGGCTTCATGGGCGGCAGCATGGGCAGCGTCGTGGGGGAAAAAGTCACCCTCGCCATCGAGCGCGGCCTGAAAGACCAACTGCCGGTGATCGTCGTCTCGGCCTCGGGCGGCGCCCGCATGCAGGAGGGCATCCTCTCTTTGTTCCAAATGGCCAAAACCAGCGCGGCCCTGGCCCGGTTGGATAAGGCGCGCCTGCCGTTTATTTCCGTCGTGACCGACCCCACCACGGGCGGCGTGACCGCGAGCTTCGCCATGCTGGGCGACGTGATCGTGGCCGAACCCAAGGCCTTGGTCGCTTTTGCGGGCCCCCGGGTCATCGAGCAAACCATCCGCCAGACCCTGCCCCAGGGCTTTCAACAGTCGGAATTCCTGCTCAAGCACGGCATGGTGGACGTGGTCGTGGACCGCGCCCATCTCAAAGGGCGCCTGTCGGAATTGGCGGCCTTTTTCATGGCCGCGCGCAAAGCCGCCGCGGCGGCCGTCTGA
- a CDS encoding bifunctional folylpolyglutamate synthase/dihydrofolate synthase: MIRPGLERIRKVLSRLGHPEDSFAAVIVAGTNGKGSVAAMVESTLRAAGHRTGLYTSPHLMDLRERVRLDGVPISNARWRRLEARVRRAARGTGLSEFEAQTALAFLAFAEAGVDLAVLEVGLGGRWDATNAHPAPEVTVVTSIGLDHREWLGPTRRHIYREKREVGRAGTVMVQHLPRGFWKESDRWAEETGVPLWTLGRELRVRSAPGRKDGDGRMSVQGPGFQFSNLVVPFRGPHQVQNAALAVAVSAALIARGWKIPEAALRRGIAGARWPGRFDVVDRRGPVVLDGAHNADAARALARAWRTSAWGREKATLLFGCLKDKDAAAMAKHLAPLARRVFVTALPTPRSRTAEELRRLWARRRPTATVNNLNDRREVGAIFGAGPVLVTGSLYLVGEMMKRFSKKTPARKAA; the protein is encoded by the coding sequence TTGATTCGGCCCGGCCTGGAGCGGATCCGGAAGGTCCTCTCCCGTTTGGGCCACCCCGAGGACTCTTTTGCCGCGGTGATCGTCGCCGGGACCAACGGCAAAGGGTCCGTCGCGGCGATGGTCGAGTCGACCCTCCGCGCGGCGGGTCACCGCACCGGTCTTTACACCTCGCCCCATTTGATGGATCTGCGGGAACGCGTCCGTCTGGACGGCGTTCCCATTTCCAATGCCCGGTGGCGGCGGCTCGAAGCCCGTGTGCGTCGGGCCGCCCGGGGGACGGGCCTTTCCGAATTTGAAGCCCAAACGGCTCTGGCCTTTTTGGCCTTCGCCGAAGCCGGCGTGGACCTCGCGGTGTTGGAAGTGGGCCTGGGCGGCCGATGGGACGCCACCAACGCCCATCCCGCGCCGGAAGTGACCGTCGTGACCTCCATCGGGCTGGACCACCGGGAGTGGCTCGGGCCCACCCGCCGGCACATTTACCGGGAGAAGCGCGAAGTGGGGCGCGCGGGCACAGTGATGGTTCAACACCTTCCCAGGGGATTTTGGAAGGAGAGCGATCGCTGGGCGGAAGAGACCGGCGTCCCGCTCTGGACCCTGGGCCGGGAACTTCGGGTTCGTTCAGCGCCCGGTCGAAAAGACGGCGACGGGAGAATGTCCGTTCAAGGGCCGGGGTTTCAATTTTCGAATTTGGTCGTTCCTTTTCGCGGCCCCCATCAAGTTCAAAACGCCGCCCTGGCCGTGGCGGTGTCGGCGGCCTTGATCGCCCGGGGGTGGAAAATCCCGGAGGCGGCGCTCCGTCGGGGAATCGCCGGGGCCCGTTGGCCGGGCCGTTTCGACGTGGTGGACCGCCGGGGCCCCGTGGTCCTGGACGGCGCCCACAACGCCGACGCCGCCCGGGCCCTGGCCCGGGCCTGGCGGACCTCCGCCTGGGGCCGGGAAAAAGCGACGCTTCTTTTCGGTTGCTTGAAAGACAAAGACGCCGCCGCCATGGCGAAACACCTGGCCCCCCTCGCCCGGCGGGTGTTCGTGACCGCCCTGCCCACGCCCCGGTCCCGAACGGCGGAGGAGCTTCGGCGGCTGTGGGCCCGGCGGCGCCCGACCGCGACGGTGAATAATTTAAACGACCGCCGGGAAGTCGGCGCGATCTTCGGGGCCGGTCCCGTGCTGGTCACGGGGTCCCTGTATTTGGTGGGCGAAATGATGAAACGCTTTTCAAAAAAAACGCCCGCCCGGAAAGCGGCGTAA
- a CDS encoding ROK family protein, protein MRNGLRLGIDLGGTQVKLALVDERGAIRKLQRVETDRRPAALVAALKKAVAPWLNRPLRGTGVGVAGDVDPVKGVVRFAPNLRWNNVPLAALFRKNRFPKPLFIENDANAAAWGAYHLEFRGRVKNLVAFTLGTGVGGGLILDGRLYRGASGTAGELGHMVIEADGAPCACGNRGCLEAYLGGAAMVAWARREYRRAGRAAGELDPKILEDRARAGDRIARAAWQRASRALGVALANVLNIFNPEAILLAGGVARGAPLFLPAARRAMAARAFATPARAVKISVSSRSADLGVAGAALLVP, encoded by the coding sequence ATGCGAAACGGATTGAGACTGGGGATTGACCTGGGCGGCACCCAGGTCAAATTGGCCCTGGTCGACGAACGGGGAGCGATTCGGAAACTTCAACGCGTCGAGACCGACCGCCGCCCGGCGGCCCTGGTCGCGGCCTTGAAGAAGGCCGTGGCCCCGTGGTTGAACCGCCCCCTGCGGGGCACCGGCGTCGGCGTGGCGGGCGACGTGGACCCCGTCAAGGGCGTCGTCCGTTTCGCCCCGAACCTCCGATGGAACAACGTTCCCCTGGCCGCCCTGTTCCGAAAGAACCGATTTCCCAAGCCGCTCTTCATCGAAAACGACGCCAACGCCGCCGCCTGGGGCGCCTATCATTTGGAATTTCGGGGGCGCGTCAAAAATTTGGTGGCCTTCACCCTGGGGACCGGCGTGGGGGGCGGGCTCATTTTGGACGGACGCCTTTACCGCGGCGCCTCCGGCACCGCCGGGGAACTGGGCCACATGGTGATCGAAGCCGACGGCGCCCCCTGCGCCTGCGGCAACCGCGGCTGCCTGGAGGCCTATTTGGGCGGGGCGGCGATGGTGGCCTGGGCCCGGCGCGAGTACCGACGGGCCGGCCGCGCGGCGGGAGAACTGGACCCCAAAATTTTGGAAGACCGCGCCCGGGCCGGGGACCGGATCGCCCGGGCCGCCTGGCAGCGGGCCTCCCGGGCGCTGGGCGTCGCTTTGGCCAACGTGCTCAATATTTTCAATCCCGAGGCGATCTTGCTCGCGGGGGGCGTGGCCCGGGGCGCGCCGCTTTTCCTTCCCGCCGCCCGCCGGGCCATGGCGGCGCGGGCCTTCGCCACCCCCGCCCGGGCGGTCAAAATATCCGTTTCGAGTCGGAGCGCCGATCTGGGCGTGGCCGGCGCGGCGCTCCTCGTTCCTTAA